The following coding sequences lie in one Yamadazyma tenuis chromosome 3, complete sequence genomic window:
- the DUN1 gene encoding serine/threonine protein kinase (COG:D; EggNog:ENOG503NVP1) translates to MSLNRKRAFGEEVDELRTVAAKRQELKYEIIANMYNTDQEQSHISLSKKPSGLLIGRSSQCDIRISGVDVSSKHSKLSLATNQIRDYFFVTDLSSNGTYVNGEKLGHGTSVLLKSGDHVSFAKTGGAFIFRYCADEKETAHRKRSLFDDYVLGKQLGAGHYAVVKEARNRLTGDIVAVKIFHPNKTSKNSKDEEAKLQQEIDLLLSIDHPNIVKFISRYVEPVSQHTMSTFLVLEKVNSGELFQRIINKSKLREDETKGLFKQLLSGLLYLHENNIIHRDIKPENILLDITPRRSSEQVQTGPWDHDEYDIRVKIADFGLAKFIGELKFTNTLCGTPAYVAPEILSDQRNYSTKADIWSSGVLLYVCLCGFPPFSDELGPPTMREQILSARYAFYSPYWDDITDPALDLISSLLVLDPDQRFDVHQTISHDWLAQDTLEDKDMEDVNMDAFNSLKGSIKTNSMRSSSMLGSETDKLRTPVRSSSQPIRLRDRFASELNSIDYE, encoded by the exons ATGTCTTTGAATAGAAAACGA GCCTTTGGAGAAGAGGTAGATGAGCTAAGAACAGTCGCGGCAAAGCGACAGGAACTCAAGTACGAGATAATTGCAAATATGTACAACACCGATCAAGAACAATCTCACATCTCACTCTCCAAGAAGCCCAGCGGTCTCCTCATCGGCAGAAGCAGTCAGTGTGACATTCGAATACTGGGCGTAGACGTGTCGTCTAAACACTCGAAGCTCTCGTTGGCCACCAACCAAATACGAGACTATTTCTTCGTTACCGACTTGAGCTCCAATGGGACCTATGTAAACGGCGAAAAGTTGGGCCACGGAACCAGCGTGCTCTTAAAAAGTGGAGATCACGTGTCGTTTGCCAAGACAGGTGGAGCCTTCATCTTTCGCTACTGTGCTGATGAGAAAGAAACCGCTCATAGAAAAAGATCACTCTTCGATGACTACGTATTGGGAAAACAACTAGGAGCCGGCCATTACGCGGTGGTTAAAGAAGCACGAAACAGATTGACGGGGGACATTGTGGCAGTGAAGATCTTTCACCCGAACAAGACGTCGAAGAACTCTAAAGACGAAGAAGCCAAATTGCAACAGGAGATTGATTTACTTCTTTCCATAGACCATCCTAATATCGTCAAGTTTATTTCCCGTTACGTGGAGCCCGTGAGCCAGCATACGATGTCAACGTTCCTAGTGCTCGAGAAGGTTAACAGTGGAGAATTGTTCCAGAGAATCATAAACAAACTGAAACTTCGGGAAGATGAGACCAAGGGCTTATTTAAGCAGCTTTTGTCAGGTCTTCTTTATTTGCATGAAAACAACATTATCCACAGAGACATCAAGCCCGAGAACATACTCCTCGATATCACTCCCCGGAGGTCCAGCGAGCAGGTCCAAACAGGTCCGTGGGACCATGATGAATACGATATTAGAGTGAAAATCGCTGACTTTGGGTTGGCGAAATTCATTGGGGAACTCAAAttcacaaacaccttgtGTGGAACTCCTGCGTACGTTGCGCCCGAGATACTCAGTGACCAGCGAAACTACTCAACCAAGGCAGACATCTGGTCGAGTGGTGTACTTCTATATGTTTGTCTCTGTGGGTTTCCACCATTTAGTGATGAGCTAGGACCTCCCACCATGAGAGAACAGATATTAAGTGCCAGATATGCCTTCTATTCTCCGTACTGGGACGATATCACGGATCCAGccttggacttgatcagCTCGTTATTGGTTCTTGACCCAgatcaaagatttgatgtTCACCAAACTATTAGCCACGACTGGTTGGCTCAAGACACCTTAGAGGATAAAGATATGGAGGACGTTAACATGGACGCTTTCAATTCATTAAAGGGATCTATCAAGACCAACTCCATGCGAAGCAGCTCGATGCTTGGTTCCGAGACCGATAAATTAAGAACTCCTGTGAGGTCTTCGAGTCAGCCCATACGACTTCGAGACCGGTTTGCATCCGAGTTGAATTCGATTGACTATGAATGA
- a CDS encoding uncharacterized protein (EggNog:ENOG503NY78; COG:D,U), whose protein sequence is MDIVNQSIITVGDLDGVDDRIIEVEQLIQRRNADAHSKLKANVFEDESTTLAVATIIQKLRDLNVDDPRASYDEIVKLGSEYPHLAVVDDLKELYRNKQSVCSAQKYLLDAELIEQAIEQLSSSCIENYQSIFDQMTALDANEVSSDLSVEVEKGLIQQFDEKIEIFKGQTTKQLETLLRRIDWLGSEFSVDSLKSEDLTQINALVSSLVSLQSIGHRPVYPDTWWATDILLEPFTNRFNFHFNTKRDTNKLSRPEWAFSFMEEFVSKNIKLFELVINQAFKPVKLIMLHQVISSALVPIRQKVLAAVGVLNEKIEVFKVSNDSSNYDKSGRLLSHLIYELTSFDQRIRNNYKFNPFVTNVNEVPSKKWMGLTADVLLQGDKERLGTSNWLNFESILANNRFKTEIIEDSNALRLDLDYKSDPDEDEESGINRLGNQQLKPTYSALNLVKLFNNLTTHYSAMRMVKFQLKYVSNIQLRLLENYHDYLKQALKRYDDNYSQSTVLNLIPGGLESSSNKVSSISDSLKGLQMLTEIFCSAKFISHHLGEWGEELVFIQLWKIFKTVAQKDYKKDVNIFGTCNNQYNKLIEDIRGRYGNFFRKGTKDNLKDYINESQWEIQEVKDNSAQFGSLIHNLPVFLNDLHKVFIPSDYYMIVNQVLSSICGLWYEYIITNNRFSRSGVRQLEQDFEFVIDQLRTELLVDNQDHFSTAANFDYNRITQSIGLFKKYDSVLSKSLVKNFDASYVRSEFESQLSNLHDEEIRNLLFRVA, encoded by the coding sequence ATGGACATTGTCAATCAGAGTATCATCACTGTGGGTGACCTTGACGGTGTAGATGACAGGATAATAGAGGTTGAGCAGCTAATACAGCGGCGCAACGCAGATGCTCACTCGAAGCTAAAAGCCAatgtttttgaagacgaGCTGACAACTTTGGCAGTGGCTACTATAATACAGAAACTAAGAGATTTGAATGTTGATGATCCACGCGCCTCATACGACGAGATCGTCAAGTTGGGACTGGAGTACCCACACTTGGCGGTAGTTGACgatttgaaggagttgTACCGGAACAAACAGCTGGTTTGCTCTGCTCAGAAGTATTTACTTGATGCTGAACTAATTGAACAGGCGATCGAGCAATTGAGCTCCAGCTGCATCGAGAACTACCAGAGTATATTTGACCAGATGACGGCGTTGGACGCCAACGAGGTGTCGAGCGACCTTTCTGTGGAAGTGGAGAAGGGTTTAATACAACAATTCGATGAGAAGATTGAAATATTTAAAGGACAAACGACCAAACAATTGGAGACACTACTTCGACGGATCGATTGGCTTGGACTGGAATTCTCGGTGGATCTGTTGAAGTCCGAAGACTTGACTCAAATTAACGCCTTGGTGTCTTCGTTGGTATCTCTTCAGAGCATTGGTCATCGGCCAGTATACCCAGATACCTGGTGGGCTACAGACATACTTTTGGAGCCATTTACCAATAGGTTCAATTTCCacttcaataccaaaagAGATACAAATAAGCTCTCGAGACCCGAATGGGCTTTTAGCTTCATGGAAGAGTTTgtttccaaaaacatcaagctttttgagttggtgataaaCCAGGCGTTCAAGCCTGTAAAGCTTATAATGTTGCATCAAGTCATCAGTTCTGCGTTGGTACCCATACGCCAGAAGGTATTGGCAGCTGTTGGTGTGTTGAATGAGAAAATCGAAGTGTTCAAGGTTTCTAACGATTCTTCTAACTATGATAAGAGTGGCCGGTTACTCTCTCATTTGATTTATGAGTTAACCTCGTTTGACCAGCGGATAAGAAACAACTACAAATTCAATCCGTTTGTCACCAACGTTAATGAGGTGCCGTCTAAAAAATGGATGGGATTAACGGCAGACGTTTTGTTGCAGGGCGATAAAGAACGACTCGGGACATCAAACTGGCTTAATTTCGAGAGTATTTTGGCCAATAATCGGTTTAAAACCGAGATAATCGAGGATTCCAATGCTTTGAGACTAGACCTTGATTATAAGTCAGACCCagatgaagacgaggaGCTGGGTATCAACAGGTTGGGAAACCAACAATTGAAGCCCACATATTCGGcgttgaacttggtgaagttgttcaataaCCTCACTACCCATTACAGTGCGATGAGAATGGTCAAATTCCAGTTGAAGTATGTGTCGAACATTCAGCTCAGGTTACTTGAAAATTATCATGATTATTTGAAACAGGCCCTCAAGAGGTATGACGATAATTACAGCCAACTGACAGTCTTAAACCTCATTCCAGGAGGATTGGAAAGCTCCTCCAACAAGGTACTGAGTATTTCTGATAGTTTAAAGGGATTGCAAATGCTCACTGAGATTTTCTGCTCTGCCAAGTTCATTTCTCATCATCTAGGAGAATGGGGTGAGGAGTTGGTATTCATCCAACTTTGgaagatcttcaagacTGTAGCCCAAAAAGATTATAAGAAAGATGTCAACATATTCGGAACATGTAATAATCAGTACAATAAGTTGATCGAGGACATAAGAGGAAGGTACGGTAATTTTTTCCGGAAGGGCACCAAAGATAACTTGAAAGACTACATTAATGAAAGTCAATGGGAAATCCAAGAAGTAAAGGACAATTCCGCTCAGTTTGGATCCTTAATTCACAATCTTCCTGTTTTTTTGAATGATCTTCACAAGGTGTTCATCCCCAGTGACTACTACATGATAGTCAATCAGGTGCTCTCATCGATTTGTGGACTTTGGTACGAGTATATCATAACAAACAACAGGTTCTCCCGGTCAGGAGTccgtcaacttgaacaggactttgagtttgtgaTAGACCAGTTGAGAACCGAGTTACTCGTAGACAATCAGGACCACTTCTCAACCGCAGCCAACTTTGACTACAATAGAATCACTCAGTCAATTGGGTTGTTTAAGAAGTACGATTCGGTGCTAAGCAAGAGtttggtgaagaacttcGATGCATCATACGTGAGAAGTGAGTTTGAAAGTCAGTTATCCAATTTGCacgatgaagaaatccGAAATCTCTTATTTAGAGTTGCATAG
- the CCT3 gene encoding T-complex protein 1 subunit gamma (EggNog:ENOG503NV7S; COG:O) → MQAPVVYMNTSTERQTGREAQISNITAAKAVADIIRTCLGPKAMLKMLLDPMGGIVLTNDGHAILREIDVSHPAAKSMIELSRTQDEEVGDGTTTVIILAGEILAQTFPYIEKKIHPVVIIQALKQALTDALEIIHEVSVPVDIHNDSAMIKLIKASIGTKYISKWSQKMCELSLKAVKTVYIEQGDYKEIDTKRYVRIEKIPGGEVEDSEVLDGILLNKDVTHPKMRRFIENPRIVLLDCPLEYKKGESQTNIEITKEEEWNRILQIEEEQIKILCEQLLEFKPDLVITEKGVSDLAQHYLLKGGVSALRRVKKSDNNRIARATGATIVNRIEDLKESDIGTRCGEFRVDLIGDEYFTFLTKCEDPQACTILLRGASKDILNEIERNLHDAMAVTRNVMFEPSLSPGGGATEMAVSVKLAEKAKSIEGVAQWPYQAVADAFEVIPRTLIQNCGGHPIRILSQLRAKHSSGNHTFGIDGEAGKVVDMNEYGIWEPEVIKHQSIKTAIESACLLLRVDDIVSGVRQQE, encoded by the coding sequence ATGCAGGCGCCAGTGGTTTATATGAACACGTCCACTGAAAGACAGACCGGTCGTGAAGCCCAGATATCAAACATCACAGCCGCCAAGGCCGTCGCTGATATTATCAGAACGTGTCTTGGACCCAAGGCcatgttgaagatgttacTTGATCCTATGGGAGGGATAGTATTGACTAACGATGGACACGCCATTTTAAGAGAAATTGATGTGTCTCATCCAGCTGCCAAAAGTATGATTGAATTAAGCAGAACTCAGGACGAggaagttggagatggtaCCACCACTGTTATCATTCTTGCTGGAGAAATTTTGGCCCAAACCTTTCCTTACAtcgagaagaagatccacCCGGTGGTGATCATCCAGGCATTGAAGCAAGCCTTGACTGACGCTTTGGAAATCATTCATGAGGTGTCTGTTCCTGTGGATATTCATAATGACTCTGCCATGATTAAGTTAATTAAAGCCAGTATTGGTACAAAGTATATTAGCAAATGGTCTCAGAAGATGTGTGAGTTATCTCTCAAGGCCGTCAAGACTGTATACATCGAGCAAGGTGACTACAAGGAAATCGACACCAAGAGATACGTGAGAATCGAAAAGATTCCTGGCGGTGAGGTTGAAGACTCCGAGGTGTTGGACGGAATATTATTGAATAAAGACGTGACGCATCCTAAGATGAGAAGATTCATTGAGAATCCCCGGATAGTGTTATTGGATTGTCCTTTGGAATACAAGAAGGGAGAATCTCAGACCAAtattgaaatcaccaaggaAGAGGAATGGAACCGGATCTtacaaattgaagaagaacaaatcAAGATATTGTGTGAACAAttattggagttcaagCCCGACTTGGTGATCACAGAAAAGGGTGTCAGTGACTTGGCCCAACACTACTTGTTAAAGGGGGGAGTCTCAGCATTGAGAAGAGTCAAGAAGTCTGATAACAATAGAATTGCCAGAGCCACCGGTGCTACTATCGTCAACCGAATcgaagacttgaaagaatctGACATCGGTACAAGATGTGGTGAATTCCGTGTGGATTTGATTGGTGATGAATACTTTACTTTCCTTACCAAGTGTGAAGATCCCCAAGCCTGTACGATTTTGTTGAGAGGAGCTTCAAAGGATATCTTaaatgaaattgaaagaaacttACACGATGCCATGGCAGTCACCCGTAACGTGATGTTCGAGCCTTCATTATCACCTGGAGGAGGAGCCACTGAAATGGCAGTTTCTGTCAAGTTGGCCGAAAAGGCCAAATCCATCGAAGGTGTTGCCCAATGGCCATACCAGGCAGTTGCCGATGCTTTCGAGGTGATTCCAAGAACGTTGATTCAGAACTGTGGAGGACACCCAATAAGGATCTTGTCTCAGTTAAGAGCCAAACACTCCAGTGGAAACCATACGTTTGGTATTGATGGAGAAGCTGGTAAGGTGGTGGACATGAACGAGTACGGGATCTGGGAACCCGAGGTGATCAAGCACCAATCGATTAAGACCGCCATTGAAAGCGCGTGTCTTTTGTTGAGAGTCGATGACATTGTCAGCGGAGTCCGCCAACAAGAGTAG
- a CDS encoding uncharacterized protein (COG:D; EggNog:ENOG503NYBX) has translation MSIPPLPFRVKTTVSWAGEQEGDLGFLENEVIDVFSIVDESWWSGKLRRNHSEGIFPKDYVKIIEAPSLANSTSNTPSKQSTPVKDNDYRNSRNTTPVKKHSSVSPKKSYMEDFSFDNSYENATMSRSAGPYTKQKRSSKHQKDDSRQREIERFKVLQQQQEYHIKKASEMDRQKRLSQQDFGRTSVLESPTQSKHNGGSRFRPQSSNLEYSNTRQASTPNFRALNQNYEFNNQTVESFSPESSPRQMKSKQNLYSLEDISSDPELDEIALKKKQLELEILHLEELQRSSVQKKNKSSSSPNRFKAYDHSNDSYISEDLISSKKNYHSREDLSKKLSRYPTDEEIDDYEYGNTPLTISDSNSPPPPPPKHNWRSEEKPEPSRIPYDADDFRFSGNGNKIILTEEEFLSLSQVQQEELKNSIKSLQSDVLNFSEFSATSAGSFLRHKYEKEYQAEQEIRMKNLSLQDELMPSEMNGENKDEENKNLMDTIFQDKKSRHPNIFKKLLKKKDDVTNPLEQRMQQEEGEREIDWTTFKSELNRMNSLTSQDKQARTKRVVREELTLIVKPLEFLSDINTNETIDNDFSELKFSSGCFEKVDTFASRYNINCDLNDLISDIGVKFGTNKVSQLRAVLIHFAKFVIIEETGKIQQTKPKLNDVLMKGEGSVYQLNYLLKKVLDALRIPSEVVLGFWKKPNEFYHDEQYIINHCWLSVIIENQFLFVDLLNFKDTEICNIRQKDFNEFYFLAPPLSLISTHIPSVIDLQHVTPPIDQNIAFYLPRLYCGYYKNNLKFVNFNNALTRLKDSEIFEMDMKIPTNVELFTLIKTSKVTSNEFSLCQVYWKNNSRYAKIKAILPEDQKIGVLQIFSGEKGLQKHFKNIHELSVVVPIYHQGESKPVKFVPRYPTVQSQNNDLYVKSPQTNKIMVRNSYNFEILQHPSAGLTNSSKILNQDFKIVIESPSGKYFKLSKTDPNKPYGSFESMFKCQELGLYRGLVIGDSGNSCCQKK, from the exons ATGTCAattcctcctcttccttttcGAGTTAAAACCACCGTGTCATGGGCCGGTGAGCAAGAAGGAGATTTGGggtttcttgaaaatgaagtGATCGACGTATTTTCCATCGTCGACGAAAGCTGGTGGAGTGGTAAGCTTCGCAGAAACCACTCCGAAGGAATCTTCCCCAAGGATTACGTCAAGATCATCGAAGCTCCTTCCTTGGCCAATTCCACCTCAAACACTCCAAGCAAGCAGAGTACACCTGTCAAGGACAACGATTATCGAAACAGCAGAAACACCACCCCAGTCAAGAAGCACCTGCTGGTTCTGCCCAAAAAGTCGTACATGGAAGACTTCAGCTTTGACAACAGCTATGAAAATGCCACCATGTCCCGGTCAGCAGGGCCCTACACCAAGCAAAAAAGGTCCTCCAAGCATCAGAAAGATGACTCTCGACAACGAGAAATCGAACGCTTCAAGGTGTTGCAGCAACAGCAAGAGTACCACATTAAGAAGGCATCCGAGATGGATAGACAGAAGAGGCTTCTGCAACAAGACTTTGGTAGAACCTCCGTACTTGAGTCCCCTACTCAATCCAAGCACAACGGAGGGTCACGGTTCAGACCCCaatcttccaacttggagtaCTCTAATACCAGACAAGCATCCACCCCCAACTTTAGAGCTCTCAATCAAAACTACGAATTTAACAACCAGACGGTTGAGAGCTTTTCTCCCGAGTCGTCTCCTAGGcaaatgaaatcaaaacAGAACCTTTATCTGTTGGAAGATATCAGCCTGGATCCTGAGCTTGATGAAATtgccttgaagaagaagcagcttGAGTTGGAGATTTTGCATTTGGAAGAGCTCCAGAGATCAAGTgttcaaaagaaaaatAAGTCTTCCTCTAGTCCAAACCGGTTTAAAGCCTATGATCACTCTAACGACTCATATATTAGTGAAGAtttgatatcttccaaGAAAAATTATCATTCAAGAGAAGACTTGAGTAAGAAGTTATCGAGGTACCCAACTGACGAAGAAATTGACGACTACGAGTATGGAAATACTCCTTTGACCATTTCCGACTCAAACTCCCCACCTCCGCCTCCTCCAAAACACAATTGGAGAAGTGAAGAAAAGCcagaaccttcaagaattccATACGATGCCGATGATTTCAGGTTTTCGGGAAACGGTAATAAAATCATCttgacagaagaagaattctTGAGTTTGTCCCAGGTACAACAggaggaattgaagaactcgaTAAAGTCTCTTCAAAGTGACGTCTTAAACTTTTCCGAGTTCTCTGCCACTAGTGCTGGTTCTTTTCTTAGACATAAGTATGAGAAAGAGTATCAGGCCGAACAAGAGATCAGAATGAAGAATTTGTCCCTTCAAGATGAACTCATGCCTTCTGAAATGAATGGTGAAAATAAAGACGAGGAaaacaagaacttgatggatACCATTTTTCAAGACAAAAAGTCAAGACACCCtaacattttcaagaagcttttaaagaagaaggacgACGTCACTAATCCTTTGGAGCAGAGAATGCAGCAGGAAGAGGGAGAACGAGAAATAGACTGGACCACCTTTAAACTGGAATTGAACAGAATGAATAGTTTGACTAGTCAAGACAAGCAGGCCAGAACCAAAAGAGTGGTTAGAGAAGAACTTACTCTTATTGTCAAGCCGTTGGAGTTCCTTTCCGATATCAACACCAATGAAACCATTGACAACGATTTTAGtgagttgaagttctctTCTGGCtgctttgaaaaagttgatacTTTCGCTAGTCGGTATAATATCAACTGTGActtgaatgatttgatcagTGACATTGGAGTCAAGTTCGGCACCAATAAGGTCAGTCAACTCAGAGCCGTTTTGATCCACTTTGCTAAGTTTGTaatcattgaagaaactggCAAAATTCAACAGACCAAACCTAAGTTAAACGatgtgttgatgaaggGAGAAGGTTCAGTGTACCAATTGAATTATTTACTCAAAAAGGTATTGGACGCCTTAAGGATTCCTAGCGAGGTTGTATTGGGATTCTGGAAGAAGCCCAATGAGTTCTATCATGATGAACAATATATCATTAACCACTGTTGGTTGTCTGTTATCATTGAGAATCAATTCttgtttgtggacttgttgaatttcaaAGACACAGAAATCTGCAATATCAGACAAAAAGACTTCAACGAGTTCTACTTCTTGGCACCTCCGTTgtcattgatttccactCATATACCTTCTGTGATTGATTTACAGCATGTCACACCACCCATTGATCAGAACATAGCGTTTTACTTACCAAGATTATATTGTGGTTACtacaagaacaacttgaagttcgtcaacttcaacaatgcctTGACCAGATTAAAGGATTCggaaatctttgaaatgGATATGAAAATCCCTACTAACGTGGAGTTATTTACGTTGATCAAAACTAGTAAAGTCACTTCTAATGAATTTAGTTTATGTCAAGtttattggaagaataACTCTCGGTATGCGAAAATCAAGGCCATTCTTCCTGAAGATCAAAAAATCGGAGTTTTGCAAATCTTTTCGGGTGAAAAGGGCTTGCAAAAACATTTCAAGAATATTCATGAACTTTCAGTTGTTGTGCCAATCTATCATCAAGGTGAATCTAAACCGGTGAAATTTGTTCCAAGGTATCCAACCGTACAAAGTCAAAACAATGACTTGTACGTGAAATCTCCTCAGACAAACAAGATAATGGTCCGTAACTCTTACAACTTCGAGATATTGCAACACCCATCGGCTGGTCTTACCAACAgctccaagatcttgaatcAAGACTTCAAAATCGTCATTGAGTCTCCAAGCGGCAAGTACTTCAAGCTCTCCAAAACTGATCCCAACAAGCCATATGGATCTTTTGAAAGTATGTTTAAATGCCAAGAATTGGGACTCTACCGAGGATTGGTGATTGGAGATAGTGGTAATAGCTG TTGCCAAAAAAAATGA
- the KIN28 gene encoding TFIIH complex serine/threonine-protein kinase subunit kin28 (COG:D,K,L; EggNog:ENOG503NWVI): MTEVNELKYSKERKVGEGTYAVVYLGKQMKTKRSIAIKEIKTGLFKDGLDMSAIREVKYLQELKHLNVIELIDVFSSANNLNLVLEFLPCDLEVLIKDQSIIFKPSDIKSWLLMTLRGVHHCHRNFILHRDLKPNNLLIAPDGQLKIADFGLARSLGNPNEDLSPMVVTRWYRAPELLFGAKHYTYAVDIWAVGIIFAELMLRIPYLPGKDDVDQLDVTFRALGTPTESNWPNVSSLPLYNALKVYPPPSRQEIRLRFSAATEKALDLLMSMTQLDPSNRCDSTSALLHEYFLELPKHTTPAQLPKKGGVQEDESSKRRKL; this comes from the coding sequence ATGACTGAAGTGAACGAATTGAAGTACTCGAAAGAGAGGAAAGTAGGAGAAGGAACCTACGCTGTGGTGTACCTAGGGAAACAGATGAAGACTAAGAGAAGCATAGccatcaaggaaatcaaaacTGGGctcttcaaagatggaTTAGACATGTCTGCCATACGCGAAGTCAAGTATCTCCAAGAACTCAAACACTTGAATGTCATAGAACTTATAGATGTGTTTTCGTCcgccaacaacttgaacttggtgcTCGAGTTCTTGCCGTGTGACTTGGAagtgttgatcaaggacCAGTCCATCATTTTTAAGCCTTCAGACATCAAATCGTGGTTGCTCATGACATTGAGAGGTGTTCATCATTGCCACAGAAACTTCATATTACACCGAGACTTGAAGCccaataacttgttgatagCACCCGATGGCCAGTTGAAGATAGCCGATTTTGGGTTGGCCCGTTCGTTGGGTAACCCTAATGAAGACTTGTCTCCCATGGTAGTGACTAGGTGGTATAGAGCCCCCGAATTATTGTTTGGAGCTAAACACTATACATATGCAGTTGATATCTGGGCGGTGGGGATAATATTCGCCGAGTTGATGTTACGAATCCCATATCTTCCAGGGAAAGACGATGTGGACCAATTGGACGTGACTTTTAGAGCCTTGGGAACCCCCACAGAACTGAATTGGCCCAATGTGTCATCATTACCCTTATACAACGCCTTGAAGGTGTACCCTCCTCCATCTCGGCAAGAGATTCGACTCCGGTTCAGTGCCGCCACAGAAAAGGCCttggatttgttgatgctgatgaCTCAGTTGGATCCTAGCAACAGGTGCGATCTGACCTCTGCCTTATTACACGAATATTTCCTAGAGTTACCCAAGCACACCACCCCGGCCCAGCTTCCTAAGAAGGGAGGTGTCCAGGAAGATGAGTCCAGtaagagaagaaaactcTGA
- a CDS encoding uncharacterized protein (EggNog:ENOG503Q36B; COG:S), which produces MRLIRYLHTARSDFSHAVIGGGIVGTAIAAEFQKDGHNVLLIEKNPHLGMETTSRNSEVVHSGIYYPKHTLKSKLCIEGRNLIYNALDTGKFNSVQVAVQKCGKLVVAQDEQEAEYLHKLHKYVKEELDVKTEFLSHRQLKSRYPHISGVLALNSPTTGIISAHDYLLYHQTQLENHEGTTAFNTTVTDIEYNRGTSNYTVTCSTEDDEAFEFTADVVINSAGLHAQKVSNLLLPPERHYTPYFAKGTYFSYSPVKSLGKFTDTLIYPCPNHNIAALGTHLTFDIGGQIKFGPDLEWLDVNDANEIDYTPSHANLEAAYVAVRRYFPHLQSGELSPSYSGVRPKIASAEETKKGFVDFLIKQEEGYPGFVNLLGIESPGLTSAWAIAKYVKQLL; this is translated from the coding sequence ATGAGACTAATAAGATACTTGCACACAGCCAGATCAGACTTTTCGCATGCAGTGATAGGAGGAGGAATCGTGGGAACAGCCATTGCTGCCGAATTCCAGAAAGACGGCCACAATGTTCTTTTAATCGAGAAAAATCCGCATTTGGGCATGGAAACCACCTCCAGAAATTCAGAGGTGGTACACTCTGGAATCTACTATCCCAAACACACATTGAAGTCCAAACTCTGTATCGAAGGCAGGAACTTGATCTACAATGCTCTTGACACTGGAAAGTTCAACTCGGTGCAAGTGGCAGTCCAAAAATGTgggaagttggtggtggctCAAGACGAGCAAGAGGCCGAGTACCTTCATAAACTCCACAAATACGTCAAGGAGGAACTTGATGTTAAGACCGAGTTCTTATCGCATCGCCAGCTCAAATCCAGGTATCCGCACATTTCTGGGGTTTTGGCATTGAACAGTCCCACCACCGGAATCATCTCTGCTCATGACTACTTGCTCTACCACCAGACGCAATTGGAAAACCACGAAGGAACCACAgccttcaacaccaccgtCACCGACATCGAATACAACCGTGGCACTTCTAACTACACGGTGACATGTTCGACAGAGGATGATGAGGCGTTTGAGTTTACTGCTGATGTGGTGATTAATTCCGCTGGCCTCCATGCACAAAAGGTGTCCAACCTTCTACTACCTCCCGAACGGCACTACACGCCATACTTCGCCAAAGGGACATATTTCAGCTACCTGCCTGTCAAGTCGTTGGGAAAGTTCACCGATACCTTGATCTACCCGTGCCCTAATCACAATATCGCAGCTCTTGGTACGCACTTGACTTTTGACATTGGAGGCCAGATCAAGTTTGGACCTGACTTGGAGTGGCTCGACGTCAACGACGCCAACGAAATCGACTATACCCCCAGTCATGCCAACTTGGAAGCTGCATATGTGGCAGTTAGGCGGTACTTTCCTCACCTCCAACTGGGTGAGTTACTGCCATCGTACTCTGGAGTTCGACCCAAAATAGCATCGGCCGAGGAAACCAAGAAagggtttgtggatttccTCATCAAACAGGAAGAGGGATATCCTGGGTTTGTGAATTTGTTAGGAATCGAGAGTCCAGGACTTACATCGGCTTGGGCCATAGCCAAATATGTCAAACAGCTCTTATGA